From a region of the Constantimarinum furrinae genome:
- a CDS encoding DUF3347 domain-containing protein — protein MKTVKRTMSTMALAATMILTVSCKDGNTEEAAAPMSNEMHQESMDDKDDMAMSDNQDAKAEAILNDYFNLKDALVSDDNGKAKELGNTLAKSLKAFDVSNYSDNEQTELKDIIEDATEHAEHIGESDIKHQREHFKTLSKDVTDMVAITGTDKKLYEQFCPMYNNNEGGAWLSMNEEIRNPYFGSQMLKCGKVQREIN, from the coding sequence ATGAAAACAGTAAAAAGAACAATGAGTACAATGGCACTGGCTGCCACAATGATATTAACAGTTTCCTGTAAAGACGGAAACACAGAAGAGGCTGCTGCGCCGATGAGCAATGAGATGCACCAAGAATCTATGGATGACAAGGACGATATGGCGATGAGTGACAACCAAGATGCAAAAGCAGAAGCAATCCTGAATGATTATTTCAACTTAAAAGATGCGCTTGTAAGCGATGACAATGGCAAAGCGAAGGAGCTTGGTAACACATTAGCGAAATCACTAAAAGCTTTTGATGTATCCAACTATTCCGATAATGAACAAACTGAATTAAAAGACATAATTGAAGATGCCACAGAACACGCAGAGCATATTGGAGAGAGCGATATCAAGCATCAACGCGAGCATTTTAAGACGTTGAGCAAAGACGTTACCGATATGGTAGCCATTACCGGAACCGATAAAAAACTCTATGAGCAGTTCTGCCCTATGTACAATAATAACGAAGGCGGAGCTTGGCTGAGTATGAATGAAGAAATTAGAAATCCATATTTCGGTAGTCAAATGTTGAAATGTGGCAAAGTACAACGAGAAATAAACTAA
- a CDS encoding efflux RND transporter permease subunit, whose protein sequence is MLNKAIKFFIENKLVAVLIITLFVGWGIVNAPFKWETGILPTDPVAVDAIPDIGENQQIVFTKWQGRSPQDIEDQITYPLTTSLLGIPGVKTVRSSSMFGFSSIYIIFEEDIEFYWSRSRILEKLNSLPANLLPEGVNPALGPDATGLGQIFWYTLEGRDKDGKVTGGWDLQELRSIQDYYVKYGLSSASGVSEVASIGGFVQEYQVDVDPEKMRQYNIGLSDIVKAVKESNQDIGAQTLEINQAEYLVRGLGYVKSIADIENAVVASENFTSIRIKDIANVHLGPQTRRGILDKEGAEVVGGVVVARYGSNPLEVINNVKDQIAELSPGLPTKILADGRTSQVTIVPFYDRTQLIQETLHTLNEALTLEILITILVIIVMVFNLRASILISGLLPVAVLMVFITMKLFNVDANIVALSGIAIAIGTMVDVGVILAENMIRHLEDEKLRFRESGIEYTTNEIIYNATAEVSGAILTAVLTTIISFLPVFTMIGAEGKLFRPLAFTKTMALAASLVIALFLIPPFAAILFKKSNLMERSKYIINGVLIVLGITAIFYGYWLGLILIAYGVVALLSVRDRITEKRANLIHIIISCVAIVFLLAEYWRPLGFDRSILMNLIFVAIICFGLLGVFTVFRRYYDSILRWALQNRYLFLIIPTTVLILGVVIMRNTGKEFMPALNEGSFLLMPTSLPHAGVEENKRVLQQLDMAVASIPEIETVVGKAGRTESALDPAPLSMYENVIQYKSEYMRNENGERQRYLVNDDGLFVLKDDKFIINPNNEIDDDANYAASKLKTSATRNDLIEDDDGEYYRNWRPEISSPDDIWNEIVKVTKFPGVTSAPKLQPIETRLVMLQTGMRAPMGIKVKGPDLKTIENFGLQLEDILKQAEGVKEQAVFADRIVGKPYLLIDIKRDQLARYGISIMDVQEVLQVAVGGMPLTQTVEGRERYGVRVRYPRELRANPEDLKSIYVPVSTGSPVPLGELVDIRYEQGPQVIKSEDTFLIGYVLFDKLDGFAEVDVVENAQALIQQKIDNGDLVVPQGISYRFTGTYENQLRAEKTLSVVVPLCLLVIFLILYFQFKSVSTSLMVFTAIAVAFAGGFIMIWLYGQDWFFNFSFFGENLRDLFNMKTINLSVAVWVGFIALFGIATDDGVVMATYLDQSFKSNEPDSKKGIRLATLEAAGKRIRPCLMTTVTTVLALLPVLTSTGKGSDIMIPMAIPIFGGMIIDVTSYFLLPVLYSWKKEYQLKRANK, encoded by the coding sequence ATGCTTAATAAAGCGATTAAATTTTTTATTGAGAATAAACTTGTAGCAGTACTCATAATAACACTGTTTGTTGGTTGGGGTATAGTCAACGCTCCCTTTAAATGGGAAACAGGTATTTTACCAACAGATCCTGTAGCTGTTGATGCCATTCCTGATATTGGAGAAAACCAGCAAATTGTATTTACCAAATGGCAAGGGCGTTCACCGCAGGATATTGAGGATCAAATTACCTATCCACTTACGACTTCATTGTTGGGAATCCCTGGTGTCAAGACAGTCCGTAGTTCTTCAATGTTTGGGTTTTCCAGTATCTATATCATTTTTGAAGAAGATATAGAGTTTTATTGGTCGCGCAGCCGGATTCTCGAAAAGCTAAATTCTCTTCCTGCAAACTTATTGCCCGAAGGTGTAAACCCTGCATTGGGACCAGACGCCACAGGTTTGGGTCAAATTTTTTGGTATACTCTGGAAGGTCGGGATAAAGATGGCAAAGTAACTGGAGGTTGGGATTTACAAGAATTACGCAGCATTCAGGATTATTATGTGAAATACGGATTGTCATCAGCAAGCGGTGTTTCCGAAGTGGCCTCAATTGGTGGTTTCGTTCAGGAATACCAAGTGGATGTTGATCCTGAAAAAATGCGCCAGTATAACATCGGCTTGTCAGATATTGTAAAAGCGGTTAAAGAAAGCAATCAAGATATCGGTGCTCAGACTTTGGAAATTAATCAAGCTGAATATTTGGTTCGTGGTTTGGGGTATGTGAAATCGATTGCAGATATTGAAAATGCGGTGGTCGCCTCTGAAAACTTCACTTCCATCCGAATCAAAGACATCGCTAATGTTCATTTGGGACCACAAACGCGACGTGGAATTTTAGATAAGGAAGGTGCCGAAGTGGTAGGTGGTGTAGTAGTGGCCCGGTATGGTTCAAATCCATTGGAAGTCATCAATAATGTAAAAGACCAAATAGCTGAATTATCACCCGGACTACCCACCAAAATCTTGGCAGATGGTCGTACTTCACAAGTAACTATTGTTCCCTTTTATGACCGCACGCAACTTATTCAGGAAACACTTCACACGCTCAATGAAGCCCTTACGCTTGAAATCCTGATTACCATTTTGGTCATCATCGTAATGGTGTTTAACCTACGCGCATCTATCCTCATCTCTGGCTTGTTGCCTGTCGCGGTGTTGATGGTATTTATTACGATGAAGCTCTTTAATGTAGATGCCAACATTGTTGCCTTATCGGGAATTGCAATTGCTATCGGTACGATGGTGGACGTGGGCGTCATACTTGCCGAAAATATGATTCGGCATCTGGAAGATGAAAAATTACGCTTTCGCGAAAGCGGAATAGAATACACCACAAACGAAATTATCTACAACGCAACTGCGGAAGTTTCTGGTGCAATTTTGACCGCAGTTCTCACAACGATTATCAGTTTTCTACCTGTGTTTACAATGATAGGTGCTGAGGGAAAACTATTCAGACCACTCGCCTTTACAAAAACAATGGCACTTGCTGCATCGCTTGTAATCGCGCTGTTTTTAATACCGCCTTTTGCCGCGATTCTTTTTAAGAAAAGTAACCTAATGGAACGCTCAAAGTACATTATTAATGGTGTTCTCATTGTCCTTGGTATCACAGCCATCTTTTATGGCTATTGGCTTGGTCTCATTTTGATTGCCTACGGTGTTGTTGCGCTTTTGAGCGTAAGGGATAGAATTACAGAAAAACGAGCTAATCTCATCCATATTATTATTTCCTGTGTTGCTATTGTTTTCCTACTCGCCGAATACTGGCGACCACTTGGTTTTGACCGCAGCATTCTAATGAATTTGATTTTTGTAGCGATTATCTGCTTTGGACTGCTTGGTGTGTTTACAGTTTTCCGAAGATACTATGACAGCATTTTGCGTTGGGCACTTCAAAACCGATACCTGTTTTTAATCATTCCAACCACGGTGCTGATTTTAGGTGTGGTCATAATGCGAAACACGGGAAAGGAATTTATGCCAGCACTTAATGAAGGTTCATTCTTATTAATGCCTACATCCTTACCGCACGCCGGTGTGGAAGAAAATAAACGGGTGCTACAACAACTGGATATGGCTGTGGCGAGCATTCCTGAAATTGAAACGGTAGTAGGAAAAGCGGGTAGAACAGAATCTGCTCTCGACCCTGCGCCACTCTCGATGTATGAAAATGTAATTCAGTACAAGTCTGAATATATGCGAAATGAAAATGGCGAGAGACAACGCTATCTTGTAAACGATGATGGTCTATTTGTTCTGAAAGATGACAAGTTCATTATCAACCCAAATAATGAAATCGATGATGATGCAAACTATGCAGCATCAAAACTCAAAACAAGTGCAACGCGCAATGATTTGATTGAAGACGACGACGGCGAATATTACCGAAACTGGCGACCGGAAATCAGTAGTCCTGATGATATTTGGAATGAAATCGTAAAAGTGACCAAATTCCCAGGCGTTACTTCTGCGCCAAAGTTGCAGCCCATCGAGACGCGACTCGTTATGCTACAAACAGGTATGCGAGCACCTATGGGTATCAAGGTAAAAGGACCAGATTTAAAAACCATAGAAAACTTTGGACTGCAACTGGAAGACATCCTAAAACAAGCCGAAGGTGTTAAAGAACAAGCCGTTTTCGCAGACCGCATCGTGGGTAAACCTTATTTGCTGATTGACATTAAAAGAGACCAGTTGGCACGCTATGGGATTTCAATAATGGATGTTCAGGAAGTCCTTCAAGTAGCTGTGGGCGGTATGCCGCTTACCCAAACGGTAGAAGGCCGTGAGCGGTATGGTGTAAGAGTACGCTATCCACGGGAATTGCGTGCAAATCCAGAAGACTTAAAAAGTATCTATGTACCTGTATCAACTGGAAGTCCGGTTCCTTTGGGCGAATTGGTAGATATACGATATGAGCAAGGTCCACAGGTCATTAAGAGTGAAGACACCTTCTTAATTGGCTACGTGCTGTTTGATAAACTCGATGGCTTTGCCGAAGTCGATGTGGTGGAAAATGCCCAAGCGCTCATTCAACAGAAAATAGATAATGGCGATTTGGTCGTGCCACAAGGAATCAGTTACCGATTTACGGGAACGTACGAAAATCAATTGCGAGCAGAAAAAACGTTATCGGTCGTTGTGCCACTTTGTTTGCTGGTCATTTTCTTGATTTTGTATTTCCAGTTCAAGTCGGTTTCTACGTCGCTTATGGTTTTTACTGCCATCGCCGTAGCATTTGCAGGTGGCTTTATAATGATTTGGTTATACGGTCAGGATTGGTTTTTCAATTTCAGCTTTTTTGGCGAGAACCTACGGGATTTGTTCAATATGAAAACCATCAATTTGAGTGTGGCCGTTTGGGTCGGCTTTATAGCCTTGTTTGGAATCGCGACAGATGATGGTGTTGTAATGGCAACTTATTTAGACCAATCTTTTAAAAGCAACGAGCCAGACAGTAAAAAAGGCATACGTCTCGCCACATTGGAAGCGGCAGGAAAACGCATACGTCCTTGTTTGATGACCACCGTGACCACAGTTTTGGCATTGTTGCCAGTACTCACATCTACAGGAAAAGGAAGCGACATTATGATACCGATGGCCATCCCCATTTTTGGCGGAATGATAATCGACGTCACATCTTATTTCCTGTTACCGGTTCTATATAGCTGGAAAAAGGAATACCAACTTAAAAGAGCAAACAAATGA
- a CDS encoding TolC family protein, with protein MKNIKIIICLLFVSAFAKAQQLQSYIEEAEANNPEIQAFELRYNIAEEKVNEANWLPNTEVSAGYFVSEPETRVGAQRARIGVKQMLPWFGTITARENYATSMAEAEYVEITIAKRKLALSVAQSYYRLYETRAKQKVLDENIQLLKTYERLALTSVEVGKASAVDVLRLQIRQNELQQQKEVLEEEFSAEQTTFNNLLNRDENRTVDLVAAMEIPDNDPIYGTEALSLNPELLKYDKLYESIAQSELLNQRESLPMIGFGVDYLPVSERTDMNPIDNGKDVLMPMVSVSIPIFNNRYKSITRQNELRQQEIETQKSQRLNVLESAFAKAISQRNQARIKFNTQAKNLKQAKDAEQILIKNYETGTIDFNDVLDIQELQLKFQMEQIASVQQYYVQQSIINYLIN; from the coding sequence ATGAAAAATATTAAAATCATAATCTGTCTTTTGTTTGTTTCCGCTTTCGCGAAAGCGCAACAACTACAAAGCTACATTGAAGAAGCTGAAGCTAATAACCCAGAAATTCAGGCTTTTGAATTGCGCTACAATATTGCCGAAGAAAAGGTAAATGAAGCAAACTGGCTACCCAATACGGAAGTCAGCGCAGGCTATTTTGTAAGTGAGCCAGAAACAAGAGTGGGCGCTCAAAGAGCGCGAATAGGCGTAAAACAGATGTTACCTTGGTTTGGTACCATTACCGCACGTGAAAATTATGCGACTTCAATGGCCGAAGCTGAATACGTGGAAATCACAATCGCCAAACGAAAATTGGCGCTTTCAGTAGCGCAATCCTATTACAGGTTGTATGAAACAAGAGCAAAGCAAAAGGTACTCGACGAGAATATTCAGCTACTAAAAACTTATGAGCGTCTTGCCTTGACTTCGGTAGAAGTGGGCAAGGCATCTGCGGTAGATGTGTTGCGGTTACAGATTCGTCAAAATGAATTGCAGCAACAAAAGGAAGTATTGGAAGAGGAATTTAGCGCAGAACAAACAACATTCAATAATCTCTTGAATCGTGATGAAAATAGGACGGTTGATTTAGTAGCAGCAATGGAAATTCCAGATAATGACCCTATATACGGTACGGAAGCTTTATCACTCAATCCTGAATTGCTCAAATACGATAAGCTCTACGAATCCATAGCACAATCGGAACTGCTCAATCAGCGTGAGAGCCTACCTATGATTGGTTTTGGCGTGGACTACCTACCTGTAAGTGAACGCACCGATATGAACCCAATAGACAATGGAAAGGATGTGTTGATGCCAATGGTTTCGGTTTCCATTCCCATTTTTAATAATAGATATAAGTCTATTACAAGACAAAATGAGCTACGCCAACAGGAAATTGAGACGCAGAAATCACAACGATTGAATGTTTTGGAATCCGCTTTCGCGAAAGCGATATCTCAACGCAATCAGGCCCGAATTAAATTTAATACCCAAGCTAAGAATTTGAAACAGGCGAAAGATGCTGAGCAAATTCTTATCAAGAATTATGAAACGGGAACAATAGATTTCAACGATGTGCTCGACATTCAAGAACTGCAATTAAAATTTCAGATGGAGCAAATAGCTTCTGTGCAGCAATATTATGTGCAGCAGTCAATTATTAATTACCTAATCAACTAA
- a CDS encoding multicopper oxidase domain-containing protein → MKMRILFGLLLCVSFGANAQLIANESEENVDNWPERVYDLTIEYETVNFTGKDVQAMTINGGIPGPNLEFNEGEFAIINVTNKMNVETSVHWHGLILPNFYDGVPYLTTPPILPGETQQYKFALKQSGTYWYHSHTGLQEQRGVYGSIQINPKETDLEYDKDLVLVLSDWVDENPQSQLKNLKRGNEWYLIKKGQVQSLDKLIAQNAVGAKLKMAWKRMPDMAISDNYYDKFFINGGSEQNYPDFQAGERVRLRFVNAAAASYFWLTFGGEDPMLVSADGLDVVPVAHNKTLIGVAETYDFIVTVPENGKLQVRATAQDGSGEASAYIGTGSILEAPSIPEPNLIKSMKQMMSMGMKMGAPASKFNPSKNDSIQVMEKYKMDMGGMQMDGMPMRDDKMKMDGMDLPAGQAGMKKDSAQMDHGKMNHDKMQMSKSEMKMKKGKANMQKGKDKEMGAMKMGYMIPKDKVVGDNMKTGGNPEFNYNYLKSPEKTEFDNDKPVKEMLFNLTGNMNRYVWSINGVPLSETDKIKIKQGEVVRVTLNNLTMMHHPMHLHGHFFRVLNENGEYSPLKHTVNVAPMQKVVFEFAADESGDWFFHCHILYHMMSGMARVFSYDTQRDDRLEGYPLTNLTNEADHIFTWGEITGASHMTELYATATNIRNQFAVRGEYGWNKNLEAELTYERYLNDYFRVFGGVNVENGMEDSLEEINTTAIAGVRWLMPMLINSDFRIDSKLRPQIAFSTGFMIFPRLGIYGEYEYQMDFGWDGKLPEGQDFEEETTWQVGLEYVLGRNFSLMGSYDNRFGAGGGLSVRF, encoded by the coding sequence ATGAAAATGAGAATATTATTTGGGCTTTTACTTTGTGTTTCTTTCGGAGCAAATGCACAGTTAATTGCAAATGAGTCCGAAGAAAATGTGGACAATTGGCCGGAGCGCGTCTATGACCTAACCATTGAGTACGAGACGGTCAACTTCACGGGAAAAGATGTACAAGCGATGACTATAAATGGTGGCATTCCTGGTCCCAATCTGGAATTTAATGAAGGGGAATTTGCCATCATTAATGTGACCAATAAAATGAATGTAGAAACATCTGTGCATTGGCACGGATTGATACTTCCAAATTTTTACGATGGTGTACCGTATTTGACAACGCCACCAATTCTTCCCGGAGAAACCCAACAATACAAGTTTGCATTAAAACAATCTGGTACGTACTGGTATCATTCACACACAGGACTTCAGGAGCAGCGTGGTGTTTATGGTTCCATCCAAATCAATCCAAAAGAAACTGATTTGGAATATGACAAAGATTTGGTTTTGGTGTTATCCGACTGGGTTGACGAGAATCCACAATCCCAACTAAAAAATCTTAAACGAGGAAACGAATGGTACTTGATTAAAAAAGGTCAAGTACAAAGTCTCGATAAATTAATTGCTCAAAATGCAGTAGGCGCAAAGTTAAAAATGGCTTGGAAACGTATGCCTGATATGGCAATTTCAGACAACTACTACGATAAATTCTTCATCAATGGTGGCTCTGAGCAAAATTATCCCGATTTCCAAGCTGGAGAACGTGTGCGCTTACGATTTGTTAATGCTGCCGCAGCCTCTTATTTCTGGTTGACTTTTGGCGGAGAAGATCCTATGCTCGTTTCAGCAGATGGCCTTGACGTGGTTCCTGTTGCCCACAATAAAACCTTGATTGGCGTAGCAGAAACCTATGATTTCATTGTTACGGTTCCCGAAAATGGTAAACTTCAAGTGAGAGCTACTGCACAAGATGGTTCAGGCGAAGCTTCAGCATATATAGGTACTGGTTCAATACTCGAAGCACCGAGTATTCCAGAACCAAACCTTATAAAAAGTATGAAACAGATGATGTCTATGGGAATGAAAATGGGTGCACCAGCTTCAAAATTCAATCCTTCTAAAAACGATTCCATTCAAGTGATGGAAAAATACAAGATGGATATGGGCGGTATGCAGATGGACGGAATGCCTATGAGAGATGATAAGATGAAGATGGATGGAATGGACCTGCCTGCCGGACAGGCAGGTATGAAGAAAGATTCTGCCCAAATGGACCACGGTAAAATGAATCACGATAAGATGCAGATGTCAAAGTCCGAAATGAAAATGAAAAAAGGTAAGGCCAATATGCAGAAGGGTAAAGATAAGGAAATGGGAGCAATGAAAATGGGCTATATGATACCTAAAGATAAAGTCGTGGGCGACAATATGAAAACTGGCGGTAACCCAGAATTCAATTACAATTATCTAAAGTCGCCCGAAAAAACTGAGTTTGACAATGATAAACCTGTAAAAGAAATGCTCTTCAACCTTACCGGAAATATGAACCGCTATGTCTGGTCTATAAATGGTGTTCCCCTTTCTGAAACCGATAAGATAAAAATCAAACAAGGCGAAGTGGTTCGTGTCACACTCAACAACCTTACGATGATGCACCACCCAATGCACCTGCACGGGCACTTCTTTAGGGTACTGAATGAAAATGGCGAGTACTCGCCTTTAAAGCATACAGTAAACGTAGCGCCAATGCAGAAGGTGGTTTTTGAATTTGCAGCCGATGAATCTGGAGATTGGTTTTTTCATTGCCACATTTTATACCATATGATGAGTGGTATGGCAAGGGTTTTTAGCTATGATACACAACGAGATGACCGCTTAGAAGGTTATCCGCTAACAAATCTCACAAATGAAGCAGACCACATATTTACGTGGGGCGAAATCACAGGGGCAAGCCATATGACGGAACTGTATGCGACTGCCACCAATATCCGAAATCAGTTTGCCGTAAGGGGCGAATATGGCTGGAACAAAAATCTGGAAGCTGAGCTTACATACGAGCGCTATTTAAATGATTATTTCCGTGTATTCGGTGGAGTCAATGTTGAAAATGGTATGGAAGATAGCCTTGAAGAAATCAATACCACAGCAATCGCTGGTGTTAGATGGTTGATGCCAATGCTTATCAATTCAGATTTTAGGATAGATAGCAAACTACGTCCTCAAATTGCTTTTAGTACAGGCTTTATGATTTTCCCACGCTTGGGAATCTATGGCGAGTATGAATACCAAATGGATTTTGGCTGGGACGGCAAGTTGCCAGAAGGTCAGGATTTTGAAGAAGAGACCACTTGGCAGGTAGGACTTGAATATGTCCTTGGTAGAAACTTCTCATTAATGGGGAGTTATGACAACCGTTTCGGTGCAGGTGGTGGACTATCAGTTAGATTTTAA
- a CDS encoding HYC_CC_PP family protein, which produces MKKVFHKVLSILMAVVVLFSTMSFTIDMHYCGDSLVDFSFIQKVKTCGMEKAQATFSCENPALSEKSCCTDKQVLKEGQDDLKLSLDHLTFEHQVFVVSFSYSYLNIFEVTEFTVDSFFDYPPPFIERDVQVLHQTFLI; this is translated from the coding sequence ATGAAAAAGGTCTTTCATAAAGTATTATCCATTCTAATGGCCGTTGTTGTTTTATTCTCAACAATGTCCTTTACCATTGACATGCATTATTGTGGAGATTCTTTGGTAGATTTTTCATTTATTCAGAAAGTGAAAACTTGTGGAATGGAAAAAGCTCAGGCTACTTTTAGTTGTGAAAACCCGGCACTTTCAGAAAAATCTTGTTGCACAGACAAGCAGGTTCTTAAAGAGGGACAGGACGATCTAAAGCTCTCTTTGGATCACCTTACCTTCGAACATCAAGTGTTTGTTGTCTCATTTTCATATTCTTATTTAAATATTTTTGAAGTCACTGAATTTACAGTTGATTCCTTCTTCGATTACCCGCCCCCGTTTATTGAACGGGATGTGCAGGTGCTGCATCAGACTTTTTTAATTTGA
- a CDS encoding helix-turn-helix domain-containing protein, with product MAKDYYIKNMVCDRCIKVLKDELFKANISLLDIELGRLRLDMNEKEQLSILTEILKRNGFALIASTEDKLTEQVKIELIKLLNVMPLEIDGKLSDFLADKLQKDYSKISKVFSITEGITIEKYFIKLKIEKVKELIQTPDYNFTEISQLLDYSNVNHLSKQFKSETGMSLSDYRDGQKNFRNPLDKIV from the coding sequence ATGGCAAAGGATTACTACATAAAAAATATGGTGTGTGACCGCTGCATCAAGGTCTTAAAAGATGAACTGTTTAAGGCTAACATTAGTCTGTTGGATATTGAGTTGGGTAGGCTTCGATTAGATATGAATGAAAAAGAACAATTGAGCATACTTACCGAAATTTTAAAAAGAAATGGATTTGCACTCATCGCTTCTACTGAGGATAAATTGACCGAGCAAGTAAAAATTGAATTGATAAAGTTATTGAATGTAATGCCCCTTGAAATTGATGGTAAGCTATCCGATTTTCTTGCGGATAAATTACAAAAGGACTATTCAAAAATCAGCAAGGTGTTTTCCATTACCGAGGGCATCACTATTGAAAAATATTTTATCAAACTGAAGATAGAAAAGGTCAAGGAACTTATCCAAACACCCGATTATAATTTCACAGAAATAAGCCAATTGCTCGATTACAGCAACGTGAATCATCTAAGTAAACAATTTAAAAGTGAGACCGGAATGAGCCTGAGCGATTATAGGGATGGGCAGAAAAATTTTAGAAATCCTTTAGACAAGATTGTATAG
- a CDS encoding heme-binding domain-containing protein: MKVLKIIAWIALIAFVVIQLFPMDYNKSEAVPQTDFMLVNIVPATVEKSLQVSCYDCHSNNTKYPWYNKVQPVAWFLEDHIKEGKEELNFNEWANYSDRRKNSKLRSIIKQIENGEMPLDSYTLIHRDAIFSKEEKEAVLNYMKTLKDDLE, translated from the coding sequence TTGAAAGTTTTAAAAATCATAGCGTGGATAGCATTAATTGCGTTTGTGGTCATTCAGTTGTTTCCGATGGATTATAACAAGAGTGAGGCCGTACCGCAAACGGATTTTATGCTTGTCAATATAGTGCCTGCAACGGTCGAGAAATCGTTGCAGGTTTCCTGCTATGATTGCCATAGCAACAATACAAAGTACCCTTGGTACAATAAGGTGCAACCTGTTGCTTGGTTTTTGGAAGACCATATTAAAGAAGGAAAAGAAGAATTGAATTTTAACGAATGGGCCAACTATTCAGACAGAAGAAAGAACAGTAAACTGCGCTCTATCATTAAGCAGATAGAAAACGGCGAGATGCCCTTAGATAGCTACACGCTTATTCATAGGGATGCTATTTTTTCAAAAGAGGAAAAGGAAGCAGTATTGAACTATATGAAAACTTTAAAAGATGACTTAGAGTAA
- a CDS encoding permease, which produces MNDFLKQWGEAAYTTTGFFWMALWAFILGYIISSMIQIFVTEKRMQKAMGEKEGKSMLLGTFFGFISSSCSFAALAGTKSIFKKGASFSSSIAYLLASTNLVIELGIIISIFLGWQFVVGEYVGGILLILICWILIRIINPKKLIEKARKNLESEDDDAMDDSKDWKKQIKKEESWARVAKKYKMEWQMVWKDVTVGFTIAGIVAAFVPDSFFQTLFINSGQGNTDFTFLEILEHIVVGPVAAFLTFIGSMGNIPLAALLFGKGVSFAGVMAFIFSDLVVFPVLRINAKYYGWKMSLFILFLLFTALICTSLALHYSFDLLSILPDPSQVKIQDKEHFKIDYTFFLNIAFLAISAYLIYLGFYKKKDVEHSMSEMAPKSQLLETILKYAAFICYVWLAGGLIIKFIIQ; this is translated from the coding sequence ATGAATGATTTTTTAAAACAATGGGGCGAAGCAGCCTATACCACCACTGGATTCTTCTGGATGGCATTATGGGCGTTCATATTGGGTTACATCATCAGTAGTATGATACAGATTTTTGTAACCGAAAAGCGGATGCAAAAAGCAATGGGAGAAAAGGAAGGCAAAAGTATGCTCTTGGGCACTTTTTTTGGCTTTATAAGTAGCTCGTGCAGCTTTGCCGCGCTGGCAGGAACTAAATCCATCTTCAAGAAAGGAGCAAGTTTTTCATCTTCCATAGCGTATCTACTGGCATCTACAAATTTGGTTATAGAACTGGGAATCATCATTTCCATTTTTCTGGGATGGCAATTTGTTGTGGGCGAGTATGTAGGTGGCATATTGCTAATCCTCATTTGCTGGATTCTAATACGCATTATCAATCCTAAAAAGCTTATTGAGAAAGCAAGAAAAAATCTTGAGAGCGAAGACGATGATGCGATGGACGATTCCAAGGATTGGAAAAAACAGATTAAAAAGGAAGAGAGCTGGGCGCGTGTGGCTAAAAAATATAAGATGGAATGGCAGATGGTCTGGAAGGACGTAACCGTAGGCTTTACCATCGCTGGAATCGTAGCTGCATTCGTTCCCGATTCCTTTTTTCAGACCTTGTTCATCAATAGTGGTCAAGGCAATACCGATTTTACTTTTCTCGAAATTCTGGAACATATCGTGGTCGGTCCGGTTGCTGCGTTTTTGACGTTTATCGGTTCAATGGGTAATATTCCTTTGGCAGCATTACTGTTCGGAAAAGGCGTAAGTTTTGCGGGAGTTATGGCATTTATTTTTAGCGACTTGGTCGTTTTTCCCGTATTGCGCATCAATGCAAAATATTACGGATGGAAGATGTCATTGTTCATATTATTCCTGCTGTTTACGGCTTTGATTTGTACATCACTCGCACTACATTATAGTTTCGACTTGCTTAGCATACTGCCAGATCCATCGCAGGTAAAAATTCAGGATAAAGAACATTTTAAGATTGACTACACCTTCTTTTTGAACATTGCCTTTCTTGCTATATCCGCCTACCTAATTTACTTGGGCTTTTATAAGAAAAAAGACGTTGAGCATTCTATGAGCGAGATGGCACCAAAAAGCCAATTGCTGGAAACCATCTTAAAATATGCAGCATTCATTTGTTATGTATGGCTTGCAGGAGGTTTGATTATAAAATTCATAATTCAATAA